AGCAATATTATCAAAATCAAACAACTAATCTTTAATTTATATTTTTTCACGTCAAATATTTTAAAGTAATTATCATAAATTATTCTGTTGTTTTTGAAAATATACATAAGCATTTTCTAGGGAAACCTCCTTTTCGGGTTTACTATTTTCAATATTTATATTATTTTTAATGAATTTAAGTTTAACATATTCATTATCTAAACGTTTTTCTTCAAGTACAATTACCTTATTTTTAATATCTTCTATATCCTTAATGTTACAATTAACAGTATAAATTTCTTTTGAAGTTTTTGATATCATATCATCAACAGAACCATTGAATGCTATTTTTTTATGATCTAAAATTAAAATATTTTTACTATATAGTTCAGCATCCTCTATTATATGAGTTGATATTAATGTTATCCTATCATGTCCACATTTAGCTAAATAGTGCCTAAATTCAATTCTTTGTTCTGGATCTAAACCAACAGTTGGTTCATCAATTATTACTAAATTGGGATTACCTAGCATTGCTTGAGCAATTCCTAGTCTTCTTTTATATCCTCCAGAATATTTTCTGAAAGGTAATTTTATGACTTTATTTAAGTTAA
This Clostridium novyi NT DNA region includes the following protein-coding sequences:
- a CDS encoding ATP-binding cassette domain-containing protein, translated to MDNTLSIKNINFSYGNRKVLSNISFTCSNGITALLGNNGAGKTTLMSILTGLRKPLNGEAYLNGTNLLDIKNVSLKEVGYLPQNFEIFPNVIGHDFLSYVCDLKGIKGIDKNNAIDEVITSFNLNKVIKLPFRKYSGGYKRRLGIAQAMLGNPNLVIIDEPTVGLDPEQRIEFRHYLAKCGHDRITLISTHIIEDAELYSKNILILDHKKIAFNGSVDDMISKTSKEIYTVNCNIKDIEDIKNKVIVLEEKRLDNEYVKLKFIKNNINIENSKPEKEVSLENAYVYFQKQQNNL